GTTTCCCGACACCAGAGCTGGAGGGTCGCTCCAACCTGACGTCCCTGGACATCCAAGTCAAGAAGCTGCGAGACAGCGCCCTGACTGCCATGAAGAACGGAGCCAGACGCATGAAGGAAGAGGCCATGGAGATCCGAGAGACCCTGTCTGACATCGAGGCCTGGGCAGACAAACTCAAAATGTTGGCTGAGGAGGTACAAACACGCTCTTTTTAAGTTCAATACGAGATTTAGACTATTTTCCTCATCCCTGTGAAATATAGCTCCTGAGAAATAGTCTTCCTCTTGTCTCAGCCTGATTCTCATTTAAGATCTTAAAATGCTCCCtccacaaatcattatttctctCAAAGACTGTTGAGATCAAATTTAagattcaaaagaaaacacacatgagcCCACACCAGGGGTTTTTCAACCCCCGGACCCCCCTAAGGCAAGGTGCTACAGACTTGGGACCCTCCTTATCCCCAGAGGGGGATGGCGCAGACAAAGAATATTCATTTGAGCTagttgacaaaataaaagatctaATTTTACCttgacctgctgcaactgatgctgtcgCTAATCTGTCACAATCACTTTATGTGGGCACAGAAAACAAGACGGCTtgttacatatttttatttgcatggttttattttaagtttaactactatttttaaaatattttttgcatgATGCTGCGTTTCATTCACATGTTCTTCTTCCCACCGTGTGCAGCCCCAGAACAGCATGCCTGACGTAATCATCTGGATGCTCCGCGGTGAGAAGAGAGTGGCCTACAGTCGCATCCCCGCTCACCAAATCCTGTACTCCACGTACAGCGAGCAGGCCTGTGGTCGACACTGTGGCAAAACACAGACCATCTTCTTACAGGTACACATCTGCATCAAGGAAATATCAACACAACTGACGTAGTAATGAGTTGCATTAGATGTTTTTTCAAAGCATGAAAGATACGACACCAGATTTTAGTTTCTCTGAAATTATAATGCCCCTATGATTGAACTTCTTCCTTTCCCCCTCAGTACCCCATGGACAAGGACAAGGGCTTGAAGGTGCCTGTTGAGATCAGAACCAACATGTGGCTGGGTCTGTCTGCTCATGAGAAAAAGTTCAACTCCTTCTCTGAGGGAACGTTCAGCGTGTTTGCTGAGTTGGTGCGTGACTTTAAAAACCCAACTATCAAAGCAGAGCATgagtttgatttgtgaatatattgtgtatgtgtttcaCTTTGTCACAGTTAAAGTTCTTGTTCCTGATAATTGTCGGCTGAGTGAAACCAGcatctaaatgttttattatcatttgcTTTTACAGTACGAGAACCAGGCCGAGGTGTTTGGGAATTGGGGGACCACAGGCCTGGTGGGACGCCACAAATATTCAGATGTAACGGGCAAACTGAAGCTCAAGAAGGAGTACTTCATGCCCCCTAGAGGATGGGAGTGGGAGGGCGAGTGGTTGATTGACCCAGAGAAAGCGTGAGTATAATTGGAAATGACAATTTCTTCTCTGACCCCAAACAATGAGCTTGTGATTTGATTAGTTTGGTGACTAAAACTAATTGTCTTAATGGAAGCTTTGCTGCTGGTTATTATATCTGACTACACACATTTTTTCGGACTGTGTAGACTACTGTGCTGTTTACATTCCTCTCATGCCATTGAAAAAGATTTAACGAGAAAGTCCCAGAGTGTGTTAGTGAACTGGAAGTTTAATCTACTCCCTCAACTCAAGAACAACCACACTCTACACTTTGATCTCTACCCCTTATTTTTTTTGGGATAAatagtttgatttttttttatgtattatatatatcatCAGTACACTTCTGGACGCAAGTTCTTCACATGAGACAGTTGATCTTTGTACATAGAACCCTAACAAATGCAGATTCCTTCATAGTGAGCACGAAAAGACCATTTTCTAATTTATTGTTATTGGTCACTTTATAATATATCTAAACCATTACAtataatgaaaagtaaaattGCCTGTGTGGAGCTTGGAGAGGAACACCCACCTTTTAGAGATGCACCTCGACAGCTTGTTCttaataaatcatttcagcAGGATTCCTCCCAAAGTGTAAACAGTCcctgttaaaacacacaagcccctccctccctctgacGCTACACTAACTTCATCTATCAAAAGCGGCCGTCTGCATTAGTGTACCAGGgtgctgtttttaaatcctCCACACTAGCGAGAACacaagaacgccttgagggatTGTCTTTAATTTTGGTACGCAATGTCTCAGGAACACATTtagagaatcatttcaaatttggcacaaatgttcactttagctgctttcagacgtgcactggaCTCAGCAGcccctctgtattttctccggaggaggtgcatgtgtggaCGCAAATGTTCGAATGAGACATATACATTTACTTGACATCTTGTTTCAGTTTGCTAACAGAGGCAGATGCAGGACACACTGAATTCATGGATGAGGTATTCCAAAATGAGACTCGCTACCCTGGCGGAGAGTGGAAGGCTGCCTCTGAGCCCTTCACTGATGTGGTGAGAACGGCACTCTCGTATTCAAATAATGTCCTGGGTTGAtttaaatgtcacacactcacacacacacagttaatctttttctgtgtcactatgacacacacacacacacacacacacacacacacacacacacacacacacacacacacacacacacacacacacacacacacacacacacacatacatatgtatGAATACAGTACATTTATGTATACTACCCAGACTCACACAGCATGCATTGTATTCTTAGACAGACACATTCAGCGCACAACTATCTCgattgttgaaatatttatccCCTTGTTCACTCCTCCCAACGTCATTAATGGAATAGTACGTGAAAATCTATACTAACATAGGAGTGGTACAAttattgaaatttaaaaaaagttaacaaatgaaaaaaaaatgtatgcgtACAGCTAAcagaaatgttgtgttgtgcagaATGGAGAAAAGAGCCGTAGCCCTGGAGAGTTTGAATGTCCTCCAGGTTGGATCTGTGAAGACGCATGGAGTGTGGATGACAACAGAGCTGTGGATGATCAAGGTGCAGATATACActggtttaaaggttcagtgtgtagaatttagtgacatctagtggtgaagtagCATGTTGCAGCTTAATagccctcacctcaccctccccttgaaagagaacctgtggtagccttcagttttcataaaacctcaaaggtgtttagtttgtccggTCTgtctactgtaaaaaaaatggcggcctctgtagagaggacccgcaCAACCCAAAATGGTTACCAACTCCCGATGTAAATACAAAGTGTTAAATCTcaagggcccattctagggtaaagaaaacaaaaattctGACATTTTTAGGTGATTACAtactggtgaaaacataactaggattattttatattcaatttctgctaatagatccttttcacctaaatcttacacactgaaccttttgaAGATAAAAGCTGTTTCATCCAGCTGTTCACCTTCAAGTGTATGTAGTAAATTTGAATGGGCAACATGGGATTGAAATGTCTGGTGTTTGTCTTGGTTTTCTTGGGCTCTGAGTTATTATAGCCTCCTAATCAGATCTTGGATATATTATTGTGATGAAAAAATGAGGTCTGTATATTCACTACAATTAAAGAATGGCAActaattgtgtgtctgtgtgattgtgtgcatgtctgtgtgcatggACACTTCAGGCTGGGAGTACGGAGTGACCATTCCTCCACACGACAAGCCTCTGTCCTGGGTCCCGACAGAGAAGGTGTACCACGTCCACCGCAGGCGACGGCGGGTCAGGGCACGCAAGAGAGCTGCACTGCCAGCAGGAGCTCCTGCAGAGGTCAGTAAAGGACAGTTAGGGCAGTACTCTATGTGATGTAGCACCATTTAAGGTCTGATGTAATGACAGGTCTTTTCAAACAAGatactgttttttaatgacaaGTGATTATGTTATAGAGATTGATAGATaccacatactgtatatataaagatggacgacatgacagattggtatgcaggatattttggcctcatttctggaaagtggtaatgtgtcatccatctttatttacagtctattatAGAGACTGGTATCCAGATGTCTCTGCCataaatttattttacagtacgTGTTTATTATGATTCTAACAGATTCtcatgaaaaaaatgtttgcgCTACATGTTTATCTGTAAACACAGAGGCAGGATCAGGGTGACCCCGAGGGATGGGAATTCTCTtccctgattggctggaagTTCCACAGGAATGAGCGTTCATCGGACACGTTCCGTCGAAGGCGATGGAGGCGCAAGATGGGACCAGAGGATCGCCTCGGAGCATCTGCCATCTTTCAACTGGAGGGTGCACTGGTGAGtaaagaaaggggggggggaaatggtgTGGACGACATCTGATTTCACACGGATAGAGATCCGGATGACGAATGGACAGAATTCAGAGTGACATGAGTATCGATCCTTGAATAAATACGAAGTGATGACATGAAAGCATGAACCAGATCTGATGTCAGTGAGTCAgttcatattttcaaatatttactcATGTATTAAACTCTAATCCTTGGTGCCatggtgtgtttttatttaactgtgtattgtgcgtgtgtgtgtgagtcatgtACATGTAGAGGTTCTGAGACGTCTGCTTGTTTTACTCTGCAGGGTGttgacacagaggagaaggagaaagactCCAAAGTAGATGCCTCGAAGCTGTTTGGTGCAAACACCCCTACTGTATCCTGCTCCTTTGACAGTGAGTGATGCAAATACCGGTGAACATACAAATCAACATGCTCTAGCATACATGTGCATGAATATATTCTAAACACAGACAACGTACATGTCCATTGATCTTATAACATCCCCCCTATAGGGTCATACATGTACCATCTGCGTGTCTACATCTATCAGGCACGGAACATGACATCTATGGACAAGGATAGTTTTTCGGGTAAGATTGTACTTGATGgtctaaaataaaatgcattgcaattagataataataaatagatggATATAATTGCAAAGTGCTTAACAACTCTCGATTCAGGAAGATTAAACCATCTATTTTTCTACTTCACAGATCCGTATGCACATGTCTCCTTCCTGCACTTCAGTAAGACGACTGAGAAGCTGCGATCGACGCTGAACCCAACCTGGGACCAAACTCTGATTTTCAGTGATGTGGAGATTTATGGAGACCCTCAGAACGTTGTTCAGTGCCCCCCAGATGTCGTGGTGGAGTTCTACGACCATGATCAAGTGGTAGGTCATggacgatatatatatattgtttctCTAGTTTTAACTCAGCACTCCTCATTCTTATAATCTTGGACGTTATAGCTAAGTTATAACTGTGTTATAATCATGTTATTCTCCATGTAGGGGAAGGACGAGATGCTTGGCCGCACTGTTTGTGTCCCAATGGTGAAGCTGGTTCCAGGGATGGATCAGAAACCTAGACTCCTGTGGCATCCCATCACTAAGAAGGGTCAAAGGGCAGGGGAGGCACTGCTGGCTGCTGAACTCATCCTTAAAGACAAGGTTTGCAATAAAAGTAATTCAGAATAGgttattttacagtatttaacacaaaacaactctacttatttacttaaataatgttaaaagcattgtttttagtttttcatatcCGGTCAATTATCTTATGATACCCCCACATTATCTAATATAAAATTGTAGATTACTTTAGTTTTGAGGGATTGGCTTTATCTTCACAGGCTCAAGGTTAATCCATTGTCTTGTCTCTGTAGTCAAACGAGTCAGATCTTCCTCTGGTTCCTCCAAAGAGAGCAGAGAACATCTACATGGTTCCACAGGGCATCCGGCCCGTGGTGCAGCTCACCGCTCTGGAGGTAATGCACAACCTCAAATGCTGTTACCCTGCACTGATAAATGTAATGGCCCTAAATCCTGCTGTGTATCTGATCAGATTCTGGCTTGGGGTCTGAGGAACATGAAATCTTACCAGATGGCCTCAGTGACATCACCCAGCCTGGTGGTGGAGTGTGGGGGGCAGAGGGTGGAGTCAGCCGTCATCAAGAACATGAAAAAGAGCCCCAACTTCCCCAGCTCTGTTCTCTTCATCAAAGTGGTAAAGTCAGGGTTTCACAAGCTACAGGGTGTGTCTGTGGGGATTAAGCGAATAAATCCCAAGGATGAAAAACTattatgtttttctctcctgacattttctccaATTGCTCTTTCCAGCTCCTTCCGAAGGATGAGATGTACGCACCTCCAATTGTCCTGAAGGTGATCGATCACCGTCCATTTGGCAGGAAGCCGGTGGTTGGTCAGTGCACCATCAGTTCTCTGGAGGAGTTCAGATGTGACCCAAACATCATCACTGCAGAAGGAGCTATGTCTTCCAAAAGTAAGGAAgcattccaaaaaaaaaaaagacaaacgcCTCTGAGAGAAGATGACTTGCTGTAATGTTGTAATGTCCTCTTATCATTGACAGTGTCCCTGATGAAGGCTTCCACTCGCAAACATCTCTCAATTAACATGGGCGAGAAGAGACCGCTGCTAGAAGCTCAGGTAAACTCCACCTCCTTCTACCACAACCGATCGCTAATTCCTTGTGCTGATTTTTACAAGTAACTTTGTTTTTAAccctttccaaaaaaaaaaaatcatcagtcAACTAGCTCCAGAATTTGACTCTGAAATTTTCAGTCAAATTTAAACTTTATCACTCTTACAGTTCATGTACAGCATGTCTGCTGCTGTCAACAAAATGGCTTCTCCTACCTCCCACTTTGTATGTATGATTACCTATTATAGCTTTCTAATTCACGTGGCTGGGTACCAATGACACCGGAAGGCTGAGATCACATAATCCACAGAGCTACAGCAAGCCGCCTATGCCTCCCGATAATGACTCGATGTTGTTATGTGGGAATCGTCACAATAACTAAAATTGTACTTAATTTAATTGTCACTAATTGAATGAGCACATTTTAATGATCAAAACAGGGGCGTAACATGGCATGTCACACACATGGAAGTAGAGATTGTTATTAAAACATCATCACTGCCGTCAGTGTGGCTGGAAGCATTATTCTGCTGACAGctgaagtttgacattttgggaaggAGGGTTATTAGCTCTCTccaggttcataattttaatttgggttataaCTTGAAAATGTTTGCATGCTCTTATTTTCAGAAACATCACTTTCATTATACAAATATGTCATGTGACTTCACGATGATGCGGAAGTATGGGCCAGACTACTGACGAGGCGTTTAAGGATCAGTGTTTTCTCCCTTTAACCGTTGACTTAAGGCTTTTTAACCCAACattcacaagaaaaaaaaaattacacacgagaggaaagaaactgaaagggcatcagtgtttcccacagattTAACGGGGGTGCACGTGGATGCGCATGAAAGTCAGTCTCATGCACAAAAGATTCAGAATGAGAGATACACGGACTTAAGAGTGACAGACTGGTTTGCCAAATGTCATACAATTTATCTTAAgattgaaaatgttgttttggtgGCAGATTAAACCCAACTTTCCCAAGTGTCAGACTAGAAATCTGTCAGTGAAGAATTGATGCTATGATATGAGTGACAGGGGGATTCTACTCTTCTTTGTCTGATTTCTATTACTAAAATTCAAATTGGAAAAACTACATTGAGGCCAAAATAAACTCATGACGGGCACGAATACCAGAAAATCACCACTGCCATGTTGTACTTTAAGGGACAGGTGGTGTTATTCAGTGACCCCTACAGGCCTGGACTCAGTTATTCACCATGTTACGCCCTTGTTttaccaatttttttttttttcaatgtgaaaTTACAGCTGTGATCTACTCTCCAACCTTCGCCataattcactgtttcactttcTTGTCAATATTTTCACCTTGTATGTATGTtctgtatatatgtgtttattgtttgtgttactACGCACACAAgtgacttttctgttttgtgtccaATGTATCTCCTTCCTCCAAAGCTTGAAGAGAAGGTGAGAGTTGACAAGACATTTCAGATTCTCACACAAAATGCAGGGAATTAAACGCATGAATATTGAACATGTGCAATTCAATCATCAGGAAAAAGAGACAGTCGACTGGTGGAGCAAATTCTATGCTTCAACTGGAGACGAGGAGAGATGTGAACCGTACATCAAGAAAGGATACGACACCCTCAAAGTAAGTGTAAATAGTGAGCCTCACTAAGTGTTGCTTATTGTacagatgcttttttttctgtagcTATTGATCGCTTGAACGTGCCATGTCCATTTTCAGGTGTATGAATGTGAACTGGAAGAAGTCCCAGAATTCAAAGGGCTGACAGATTTCTGCAGCACCTTCAAACTGCAGCGGGGGAAGAATGAAGATGGAGACGATGACCCCACAGTGGTCGGAGAGTTGAAGGTAGTTTGACACCATTCAGAACCAAAGACTGTTTAAACTAAGGGTCTATTAGTGGAGTAAGTGCATTTTGGGCATGTCCTAGTGTTGCTATTAACGATAAACAAATTGTTGGTTTCACTTTGTCAATTAATCATGAGTTTTTGTTTCGGGAAGTCTGAAACTAGCAAAGACACATTGTGCTTCGTGCTACTTGGTGCCGGATGTAAGACTGGGCCCTAACACTTGGTTAGATACCTTGCTATAAAAAATTGTGTAAGAAATTCATTTGTAGCCGattatttatttgcaaataataatttttattatCCACCGGAGAGAAATCCAGCTCTTAAAATTTACAAAGCCATAAAAGTCGAGTCAATTCTTCCTTGCGTGTGTTCCTTGTCCCCGCAGGGTTCATTCAAGATGTATCCTCTGTCAGACGACCCAGGTGTCACTGCTCCCCTCCGACAGTTCAGAGAGCTGCCAGACAGTGGACCTCAGGAGTGTCTGGTCAGGCTCTATGTGGTCCAGGCCATAGACCTGCAGCCCAAAGACAATAACGGCAGAGTGAGAATGAATCTATGTTACCAGTGATAAAAGTCAACATACATCAACACACcagtctccagctgctgctttaactTGTCTTCCCTCTTGTGTTCAGTGTGATCCATACATGAAGATATCGCTGGGAAAGAATACGATTGACGACAGAGACCGTTACTTACCCAACACCATCGACCCTGTGTTTGGAAGGTAAATGTCATGGAtgaacaatgttaaagaacgtTGAAATAATATCGATAATATCAAATTGAAGTCTGTTCAACCTTCTCACTTCACTTctcaaaacactttattttttggtttggtttaggATGTTTGAGatgtcctgtttcctgccccAGGACAAGGACCTGAAGATCTGCGTCTATGACTATGATCTCCTGTGCCGCGACGATAAGGTCGGCGAGACGGTGATTGACCTGGAGAATCGTTTCCTGTCCAGATATAACTCGTACTGCGGCCTGCCACAAACATACTGCACGTAAGAAACTCCAGGGGCACGGTTGATATTAAGGCTGAGGAACAAAACAGAAAGTCGGTCATGATCAGTCTCTTATGGACGTATCTCTGTTGCCGTCTTAGTTCTGGTATTAACCAGTGGAGGGACCAGCTGAAGCCGTCTCAGATCCTGGAGAACCTGGCGCGTCTAAAAGGCCTGTCCAAACCCAGGACTGAAGACAACGGCAACTCGATGACCTTCAACGGCAAAGACTACACACTGGCTGAGTTTGGTAATGTCAATGAATAAAAGGGATATGATGCTTATTTTGATTGCACTGTTGGTTACTGAGAGTGAGTCACTGTCCGTTCCACTGGTTTTGTTCACAGCTCTCTGCAGAACTTCTTTGTAAAGGAACAGGACATAAGAAGTTATTTTGACCTGTTTGCaaccctgtgtgtctgtgtgtcaaatGGAAGCTTAACAAAGTCAGTATTTAGCAACCATACTATTAGTCCACAATCATGCTCATGGAAAAGTCAGGGGGGGTGactgaaataattatttattcttAAGATTTTTGCTCCAGATATCATGACGATCCAATCTAAAGATGTGGAGGTttcacagaaaaactaaaagtccAGGGTTCACCGTGGTCATTGGGCTTTATCCTCTCAGGAATATAACAGCAACACATTTTCAAGGATTTCAGTCAGGAATAAAATGCTGGGCCGTGTTGCTAAAACTACTCTGATATCTTCACTTTGGTCATCCAGGGCTTCTGCAGGGTCTGAAAAAGTGTAAAATCTCTATCATCTAAAAGGCCTGAAAAAGCCTTTAAAACGTTAAAGTAATACATACTAGGTTTTAATTATGTCAACAATAATTTAATGTTACTTCAGTtgcagttttaattattttttaagagACATGGCGACATGGTTTGTAATGTCTCcgtgtgttgtagttctttcttaACGATACAGATATTGGCACGctcaaataaaactacaaacaaggCCAAAGTGGAAGTGATAACAGAGTCTATGTCTCAGTTTGGCTGTGGGAAGTAATTCCGGGACTCcaatattccttcatatctgtcgtacttGACTCGTgtcttaaattgaacttgttgaATCCTGCAGATCCTTGTGTGCTACAGGGCATTGAAACCACGCTATTGCAATCTTAATGTATTGACAGAATGCTGACTGGTTTGTTGAATCTTTTCCTCTCATCTGCTTTGACGGGTATAATCTACTGTAAATCTAATGAAGGTGCAAATCTCTTCACGTCCAGAGAACAACAAGGAAGTCCACCAATACTTGGGTCCACCGCGAGAACGACTCTGTCTGCACGTGCTCAGAAAGCAGGGAGTCGTCCCCGAACATGTGGAGACCCGGACCCTTTACAGCACCTTCCAGCCGAATATCTCGCAGGTTCAGTGTCACAActaacacacactgtatctgcaCAATGCACGTCCACCTGCCTACACTGTTGATGCTGCTATTATGAGTAACAcgcatgttgtgttgttgtaggGAAAGCTTCAGATGTGGGTGGATGTGTTCCCCAAAAGCATCGGCGTCCCTGGTCCTCCGTTTGACATCACACCACGCAAGCCTAAGAAGTGAGTGCTGTGCAGCTCTGAGGTACGTCGTCACCGGTCAGAGCAGATTCCAGAGGACTAACATCCACTGTGTCTGATGTTCAGGTATTTCCTGCGCGCTGTCATCTGGAACACCACCGATGTGACTTTAGATGAGACCAGCATCACCGGAGAACACATGAGCGACATCTATGTCAAAGGgtatgtttgatatttattataCTTGTATATTGGTGACTTTTGAAGTAAAACTGTAGTGGAAGGTTACTGTGGACGTGGACAGGGGAAATGACCTGTTGTTCCCTGTCCCAGCTGGATGCCAGGCATGGAGGACGACAAGCAGAAGACGGATGTCCACTACAGGTCTCTGGACGGAGACGGTAACTTTAACTGGAGGTTCGTCTTCCCCTTTGAGTATCTGCCTGCTGAACAACTCTGCCTCGTGTCCCAGAAGGTGAGGCTCTTCTGAACTATTGACCATTTTAGATTTAActacaaggcccaacagtcctcttaaattcagTCTAGCCGCACACTCATAGATGTTAGTTCCCTAAATACACCAGATTCCGTAgatttcgtggaaatctgtacTTGAAAATATCCCTCACAtaggtaaaaaataaagtatcaGTTGTATCTGTGTTGCTGAAATGAATCATCTAAAACCtgtgttcacatgtttttcaACAGGAGAACTTCTGGAGTCTTGACAAAACAGAGTTCAGGATTCCTCCCAAGATAATCGTTCAAATATGGGATAACGACAAATTCTCATTGGATGATTACCTCGGTAAGATGCTACATTTAAGGTGCATTTACCTGGAGACATTACAAAACCTGACCACATAATACTCTGTGATCCCAGGCACTGTGGAGCTGGATTTGCGTGACCTGGTTCCTCCTGCGAAGACGCCACAGAAGTGCTCTCTGGAGATGATGGACAATCTGGACATCGGAAACCCACGCAAGCCGGAGAACGCCAAGTCTCTGTTTGCGCAGAAGTCAGTGCAAGGCTGGTGGCCCTGCTCCATTGAACAGGATGGAAAGAAGGTGCTGGGTGTAAGTATGAATACAAAGAACAACCCACAgattgcttcttttttttttttttaagggaaaGTATCTTCGAACCTAAACTGTTGAGCACACGAATGAGCAATAACTGGTTTGGATCACGAAGAAATTCAGTCTTAGACTTTATTTGCGGCGAGAAATTTGAAATGACATCACAGACACTGTTGATTTACAAGCTTTTTTAGGGTAACCAACAAAATGATTGACATGCCTCCTGCTTCAGTCTGATAAAAGGGACTGAACTTAATTGaaaatttttattttctggaaTAATGACGTTACTCTGCCCCCAATCCTGTTGTTTCATAAGTCTAATTTACACTATGAAGCCTGGTGTTTCAGACGTCCTCACTGCTATTAGTTTGGTTGTGTCATgcttgtttatctgtgtttgtaggGTAAAGTGGAGATGACACTGGAAATCATACCTGAAGATGATACCGATGAGAGACCTGCAGCAAAAGCCCGAGACGAACCCAACATGAACCCAAAACTGGATCCTCCCAAGTAAGAACTCGGTAGAATGAATGTGAAACAAAAGTTTTGGCTCCTTaggaaactgtggcaggacaaatgtTGACTGTGAAGGTGATTATTGGAAAACATTGTGCAGATTGGATTCGTAAAAAAGGTATCTCTCCACACTCTAACGCCTCTTTCCGGCTGTCATTCTCCAGACGCCCAGATACCTCCTTCTTCTGGTTCACCAGCCCGTGTAAGACCATGAAGTTCATTGTCTGGAGACGGTTCAGGTGCCTTTTCATCGGACTCATCATCCTCACCATAGTGCTTCTCTTCCTCGCCATCCTGTTGTACTCTTTACCGGTAAGGACAGACATATATTCTGAAATCATAAGGGCCCTTTTCTGAATGCTGTAA
This is a stretch of genomic DNA from Hippoglossus stenolepis isolate QCI-W04-F060 chromosome 21, HSTE1.2, whole genome shotgun sequence. It encodes these proteins:
- the LOC118100349 gene encoding myoferlin isoform X1, with translation MLRVVVESAKALPKKKIGTPDPITSVIFKDEKKKTKSIDSDVNPVWNEVLEFDLKGTPLDASSYIDVVVKDYETIGQNKFIGSTKISLRELASGQVRSLPSKNVPLVNEGGQNIGGTINLVIGYDPPPNATPNPNDPEAGDATMDAGGGDGGDEGDETQADGGPSGSAGGLTPAAQGGNLRKRLARTQNRHRLVNKPQDFQIRVRIIQARQLSGNNVKPVVKVSVCGQTHRTRIKRGNNPFFDEMFFYNVNMLPSDLFDKNISVRVYDSYSLRADSLMGEFKLDVGYVYDESAHCVMRKWLLLNDPDDSSAGAKGYLKVSLFVVGAGDEPPVEKREYNDDQDDIESNLLLPAGLTLRWATLSLKVFRAEDIPQMDDAFVQTMREFFGGDENQKNLVDPFLEARFAGKKLCTQIIEKNANPEWNQVLHLQVKFPSMCESVKLTVFDWDRLTGNDAIGTTYLNLAKIASSGGEIEEEHAGNGEMTSYEAKTGESEVGFLPVFGPCFVNLYGSPREFSGLPDPYEDLNLGKGEGVAFRGRILVELSTKLEGKEDKAVDSIHSDDILVVQKYQRRRKYCLCAVFHSASMIREPGEPIQFEVSIGNYGNKLDTTCKPLASTTQYSCAVFDGNHYYYLPWANTKPVVVVTSFWEDISHRLDTVNIILYIAHRLQSNLEAFKIAILAKIPDDQLVEVWLKLLTQLIEDLESFPTPELEGRSNLTSLDIQVKKLRDSALTAMKNGARRMKEEAMEIRETLSDIEAWADKLKMLAEEPQNSMPDVIIWMLRGEKRVAYSRIPAHQILYSTYSEQACGRHCGKTQTIFLQYPMDKDKGLKVPVEIRTNMWLGLSAHEKKFNSFSEGTFSVFAELYENQAEVFGNWGTTGLVGRHKYSDVTGKLKLKKEYFMPPRGWEWEGEWLIDPEKALLTEADAGHTEFMDEVFQNETRYPGGEWKAASEPFTDVNGEKSRSPGEFECPPGWICEDAWSVDDNRAVDDQGWEYGVTIPPHDKPLSWVPTEKVYHVHRRRRRVRARKRAALPAGAPAERQDQGDPEGWEFSSLIGWKFHRNERSSDTFRRRRWRRKMGPEDRLGASAIFQLEGALGVDTEEKEKDSKVDASKLFGANTPTVSCSFDRSYMYHLRVYIYQARNMTSMDKDSFSDPYAHVSFLHFSKTTEKLRSTLNPTWDQTLIFSDVEIYGDPQNVVQCPPDVVVEFYDHDQVGKDEMLGRTVCVPMVKLVPGMDQKPRLLWHPITKKGQRAGEALLAAELILKDKSNESDLPLVPPKRAENIYMVPQGIRPVVQLTALEILAWGLRNMKSYQMASVTSPSLVVECGGQRVESAVIKNMKKSPNFPSSVLFIKVLLPKDEMYAPPIVLKVIDHRPFGRKPVVGQCTISSLEEFRCDPNIITAEGAMSSKMSLMKASTRKHLSINMGEKRPLLEAQFMYSMSAAVNKMASPTSHFLEEKEKETVDWWSKFYASTGDEERCEPYIKKGYDTLKVYECELEEVPEFKGLTDFCSTFKLQRGKNEDGDDDPTVVGELKGSFKMYPLSDDPGVTAPLRQFRELPDSGPQECLVRLYVVQAIDLQPKDNNGRCDPYMKISLGKNTIDDRDRYLPNTIDPVFGRMFEMSCFLPQDKDLKICVYDYDLLCRDDKVGETVIDLENRFLSRYNSYCGLPQTYCTSGINQWRDQLKPSQILENLARLKGLSKPRTEDNGNSMTFNGKDYTLAEFENNKEVHQYLGPPRERLCLHVLRKQGVVPEHVETRTLYSTFQPNISQGKLQMWVDVFPKSIGVPGPPFDITPRKPKKYFLRAVIWNTTDVTLDETSITGEHMSDIYVKGWMPGMEDDKQKTDVHYRSLDGDGNFNWRFVFPFEYLPAEQLCLVSQKENFWSLDKTEFRIPPKIIVQIWDNDKFSLDDYLGTVELDLRDLVPPAKTPQKCSLEMMDNLDIGNPRKPENAKSLFAQKSVQGWWPCSIEQDGKKVLGGKVEMTLEIIPEDDTDERPAAKARDEPNMNPKLDPPKRPDTSFFWFTSPCKTMKFIVWRRFRCLFIGLIILTIVLLFLAILLYSLPNYISMKIVKPFK